A single Campylobacter hyointestinalis subsp. hyointestinalis DNA region contains:
- a CDS encoding HAD-IIA family hydrolase, which produces MYFIDVQGTLISDSDKSPINGACELIDILNLKNIPYVVITNNTKAKSDDFLEDLHKKGLNIKDGAYLDPFCVLKETLSPSNAAMFGASEFIATMQSLGYMQDLKNPKAVLIASWDDFKFSDFASINELILNGAEFIAMHETSIYKKNGRLYPGVGAIAAMVSYSTGASYKAIGKPSMAFYNEALRLINLQKPGVKFSDITIISDDAKGDLVGAKELGMKTVLVLSGKVSDAAKTGVKENMIDQIYKDVQNYIKVINA; this is translated from the coding sequence ATGTATTTCATAGACGTACAAGGTACACTTATAAGCGATAGCGATAAAAGCCCTATAAATGGCGCTTGTGAGCTTATAGATATCTTAAATTTAAAAAACATTCCATACGTTGTTATCACAAATAACACAAAAGCAAAAAGCGATGACTTTTTAGAAGATCTACACAAAAAAGGATTAAATATAAAAGATGGCGCCTACCTTGATCCGTTTTGCGTTTTAAAAGAGACATTAAGTCCCTCAAATGCCGCGATGTTTGGAGCGAGCGAGTTTATAGCCACTATGCAAAGCTTAGGATACATGCAAGATCTAAAAAATCCAAAAGCCGTACTCATCGCCAGCTGGGACGACTTTAAATTTAGTGATTTTGCCAGCATAAACGAGCTGATATTAAATGGAGCCGAGTTTATCGCTATGCATGAAACCAGCATTTACAAAAAAAACGGACGTCTTTATCCTGGAGTAGGAGCAATAGCCGCAATGGTATCATACTCTACAGGAGCTAGCTATAAGGCGATTGGGAAACCTAGTATGGCATTTTATAACGAAGCCTTAAGGCTCATAAATTTACAAAAACCAGGCGTTAAATTTAGCGATATAACTATCATTAGCGACGATGCGAAAGGTGATCTCGTAGGAGCAAAAGAGCTTGGAATGAAAACTGTTTTAGTACTAAGCGGTAAAGTAAGCGACGCGGCAAAAACAGGTGTAAAAGAGAATATGATAGATCAAATTTATAAAGATGTACAAAATTATATAAAGGTTATAAATGCTTAG
- the lysA gene encoding diaminopimelate decarboxylase — translation MDYLLLAKKYGTPLYAYDFDYIENQYNKLKKEFNARKSLIAYAVKANSNLSVLKHIAAQGAGFDCVSIGEIKRALMAGAQNYKIIYSGVGKSDEEIEQALNLDILMLNLESEEEMKRVESIAEKLGKTARISVRVNPNVDPKTHPYISTGLSENKFGVSIDKARKMYLYAHKSEFLDPVGIHFHIGSQLTDLSPVVEAANIVSKLLRELKALEIGIKFFDVGGGVGIRYDQENDPDLYAYAQGILSALKGMDVTIICEPGRFLVGNCGVFITKVLYEKTNDAKPESRKRFVIVDGAMNDLIRPSLYEAYHEIDALKEGESELCDVVGPVCESGDFLGKNISLPELSSGDILVVKSAGAYGFSMSSNYNSRPRAAEIEVKGGKDRLIRKRENFEDLIKNEKEFI, via the coding sequence ATGGATTATTTACTGCTTGCCAAAAAGTACGGTACGCCGCTTTATGCCTATGATTTTGACTATATAGAAAATCAATATAATAAATTAAAAAAAGAATTTAACGCTAGAAAATCTCTCATAGCTTACGCGGTTAAAGCAAACTCAAATTTGAGCGTTTTAAAACATATCGCCGCGCAAGGAGCTGGTTTTGACTGCGTGAGCATAGGTGAGATAAAAAGAGCGCTTATGGCAGGCGCACAAAACTATAAGATCATATATAGCGGTGTCGGTAAAAGCGATGAAGAGATAGAGCAAGCTCTAAATTTAGATATCTTGATGCTAAATTTAGAAAGCGAAGAAGAGATGAAAAGAGTGGAGTCAATAGCTGAAAAACTAGGCAAAACAGCTAGAATTTCAGTACGCGTAAATCCAAACGTAGATCCAAAAACACACCCTTATATCTCAACTGGACTTAGCGAAAATAAATTTGGAGTCAGCATAGATAAAGCTCGTAAAATGTATCTCTACGCGCATAAAAGCGAATTTTTAGATCCGGTCGGCATTCATTTTCATATAGGAAGTCAGCTAACAGATCTCTCTCCAGTAGTCGAAGCAGCAAACATCGTAAGCAAGCTCTTAAGAGAGCTAAAAGCTCTTGAGATAGGTATCAAATTCTTTGATGTAGGGGGCGGCGTTGGTATCAGATACGATCAAGAAAATGATCCTGATCTATACGCTTACGCTCAAGGAATTTTATCAGCGCTAAAAGGAATGGACGTAACCATAATCTGCGAACCAGGAAGATTTTTAGTAGGAAATTGCGGAGTATTTATCACTAAAGTACTTTATGAAAAAACGAATGACGCTAAGCCTGAGTCCCGTAAAAGATTTGTGATAGTAGATGGCGCGATGAATGATCTTATTCGTCCTAGTCTTTATGAAGCATATCATGAGATAGACGCTTTAAAAGAAGGCGAAAGCGAGCTTTGCGATGTCGTAGGACCTGTTTGCGAAAGCGGAGATTTTTTAGGTAAAAACATAAGCTTACCAGAACTAAGCTCAGGAGATATACTAGTCGTAAAATCAGCTGGAGCTTACGGTTTTTCAATGTCTAGCAACTACAACTCAAGACCAAGAGCCGCAGAGATCGAGGTAAAAGGCGGAAAAGATAGATTGATCCGCAAAAGAGAGAATTTCGAAGATCTAATCAAAAATGAAAAAGAGTTTATATAA
- a CDS encoding LptF/LptG family permease — protein sequence MKLFARYTSAVYLKYFFIIFIALELFYVGIDTLTNLKDFPKSANLALIYVSLTALTAINYVLPLSLIFALIVSKINMIRSNELVSFYSLGISKNALIISPFLISLFITFFYIFLSSTPFAYARDYQKNLMNFQSPSSISKDSIFLKYENKFIYIESLLPGIGVANNVKIFETTDSEITSKIFAKKADFKDNTWVLKGVSIITLPQNLDLNKSGYTKTEEKELLVLNGFKPKTIDNIYQSNANYSITDAIDSLLALKNENLNLNKIKSTLYSLLFFPLFAPLMVMILYYYLPITGRFFNLALASFIHIIVTLCLWGVLFVLIRFSSNGVIIPEIGIIAPIILLAIFAFKKFYQNS from the coding sequence ATGAAATTATTTGCAAGATATACTAGCGCGGTTTATTTAAAATATTTTTTTATTATTTTTATAGCTTTAGAGCTATTTTATGTAGGTATAGATACTTTAACGAATTTAAAAGATTTTCCAAAAAGTGCGAATTTAGCTCTCATTTATGTTAGTTTAACAGCACTTACAGCGATAAATTACGTATTGCCTCTAAGTCTTATTTTTGCACTCATAGTCTCAAAAATAAATATGATAAGAAGCAATGAACTAGTCAGTTTTTACTCACTTGGCATTAGTAAAAACGCACTTATAATATCCCCTTTTCTCATCTCTTTGTTTATAACGTTTTTTTACATTTTTCTTTCATCCACGCCATTTGCTTATGCTAGAGATTACCAAAAAAATCTGATGAATTTCCAGTCTCCTTCAAGCATATCTAAAGATAGTATATTTTTAAAATACGAAAATAAATTTATATATATCGAATCCTTGCTTCCTGGGATAGGAGTTGCAAATAACGTCAAGATATTTGAGACTACAGATAGCGAGATAACAAGTAAGATATTTGCAAAAAAGGCTGATTTTAAAGACAATACATGGGTGCTAAAAGGTGTTTCCATCATCACTTTACCACAAAATCTTGACCTAAATAAAAGCGGTTATACGAAAACTGAAGAAAAAGAACTTCTAGTTTTAAACGGATTTAAACCAAAAACAATCGATAACATATACCAATCAAACGCTAATTATTCAATTACTGATGCCATAGATTCTCTTCTAGCTCTTAAAAACGAAAATTTGAATTTAAATAAAATCAAATCAACCCTGTATTCTTTACTATTTTTTCCGTTATTTGCACCACTTATGGTGATGATATTGTATTATTATCTACCAATCACAGGTAGATTTTTTAATCTAGCTCTTGCTAGTTTTATACACATTATAGTTACACTTTGCTTATGGGGAGTTTTATTTGTGCTTATCAGATTTAGCTCAAATGGAGTGATAATTCCCGAGATCGGCATCATAGCGCCTATAATTTTACTAGCCATTTTTGCATTTAAAAAGTTTTATCAAAATAGTTAG
- a CDS encoding TVP38/TMEM64 family protein, which produces MTNKNIVKFCILCTLCCICVIVYLNLDTETLRLYIEKQSKFSEIIYILLWIILPIFMFPAAVLAVVGGVFFGLFKGLVLTMIGVAINSVIMYFIGKYLGKDFLARFFDVSKFKKAYIKDEFFTIFLLRLIPLIPYNAINYFAGAFAFRFWRFFLGSFLGKIISSVVFLNLGLNVTDIGSTKFFWAVFWVFVLVILSVVLRFGYDKIYEKDKS; this is translated from the coding sequence ATGACAAATAAAAATATCGTTAAATTCTGTATACTTTGTACTTTGTGCTGTATCTGCGTAATTGTTTATCTAAATTTAGATACCGAAACTCTAAGATTGTACATAGAAAAACAGAGTAAATTTAGTGAGATTATTTATATACTTTTATGGATTATTTTACCTATTTTTATGTTTCCAGCAGCTGTTTTAGCCGTAGTTGGCGGAGTCTTTTTCGGTCTTTTCAAAGGTCTTGTTTTGACTATGATAGGAGTTGCTATAAACTCGGTTATTATGTATTTTATAGGCAAATATTTAGGTAAAGACTTTTTGGCTAGATTTTTTGACGTGAGTAAATTTAAAAAGGCTTATATAAAAGATGAGTTTTTTACTATATTTTTACTTAGACTTATCCCGCTTATCCCATATAACGCCATAAATTATTTTGCTGGAGCGTTTGCTTTTAGATTTTGGAGATTTTTTTTGGGAAGTTTTTTAGGCAAAATAATAAGTAGCGTTGTCTTTTTAAATTTGGGTTTAAACGTAACTGATATAGGCTCGACAAAGTTCTTTTGGGCTGTTTTTTGGGTGTTTGTTTTGGTTATTTTATCTGTTGTTTTAAGATTTGGATATGATAAGATCTATGAAAAAGATAAATCTTAG
- a CDS encoding non-canonical purine NTP pyrophosphatase has protein sequence MKIVLATNNKDKVKEIKAFYKDYEIYALSEICEPFEIEENGKSFKENALIKARAVYTKLCELGLENEFVSLSDDSGISVEALGFAPGIYSARYSGERATDASNREKLACELHKLGLTKSRAFYTACIAVVSKFGEFSTHGFMHGTVINEERGDNGFGYDFMFIPDGFDKTVGEIEPKIKLEISHRSRGLELAKYVLKSLSKHYK, from the coding sequence GTGAAAATAGTTCTTGCGACAAACAACAAAGATAAAGTAAAAGAGATAAAAGCATTTTATAAGGATTATGAAATTTATGCCTTGAGTGAAATTTGTGAGCCTTTTGAAATAGAAGAAAACGGAAAAAGTTTTAAGGAAAACGCGCTTATAAAAGCAAGAGCAGTCTATACAAAGCTTTGTGAGCTTGGACTTGAAAATGAGTTTGTAAGTCTTAGTGATGATAGTGGGATAAGCGTAGAAGCGCTTGGTTTTGCACCAGGAATTTACTCGGCAAGATATAGCGGTGAGCGTGCTACTGATGCAAGCAATAGAGAAAAGCTTGCCTGTGAACTTCATAAACTCGGACTGACTAAAAGCAGAGCATTTTATACTGCTTGTATAGCAGTCGTGAGTAAATTCGGTGAGTTTAGTACGCATGGATTTATGCATGGCACGGTTATAAATGAAGAGCGTGGCGATAATGGTTTTGGGTATGATTTTATGTTTATACCAGACGGTTTTGATAAAACAGTAGGGGAGATAGAGCCTAAAATAAAGCTGGAGATTTCTCATAGATCAAGGGGCTTAGAGCTAGCAAAATACGTATTAAAAAGTCTTAGTAAACACTACAAATAA
- a CDS encoding TonB-dependent receptor plug domain-containing protein yields MELNNAISVTDVAIATPGVSIKGASGSRNESMINVRGFTSTRVPIYIDGIPAYVPYDGNMDLGRFTTADLSQIDISKGASSVLYGPNSLGGVINLVSIKPTKELEAELHYGMKYGSTKGEASKNLFDSQEDFRVGTKQEKFYLQATGSFREGYNGPTPDGLHSTTDLSHSNETRDKKIGLKAGFTPNDTDEYSR; encoded by the coding sequence ATGGAGCTAAATAACGCTATCAGCGTAACAGACGTCGCTATAGCTACGCCAGGAGTTAGCATAAAGGGTGCTAGTGGTAGCAGAAATGAAAGTATGATAAACGTACGTGGATTTACTTCTACTAGAGTTCCTATTTATATAGATGGAATTCCTGCTTACGTACCATACGATGGAAATATGGATCTTGGTAGATTTACGACTGCGGATCTATCTCAAATCGACATTTCAAAAGGTGCAAGTAGTGTTTTATACGGACCAAACTCGCTTGGCGGCGTTATAAATTTAGTTTCTATAAAGCCTACAAAAGAGCTTGAAGCAGAGCTTCACTATGGTATGAAATACGGCTCCACAAAAGGCGAAGCTAGCAAAAATTTATTTGATAGCCAAGAGGATTTTAGAGTAGGAACTAAGCAAGAAAAGTTTTATTTGCAAGCTACTGGCTCATTTAGAGAAGGCTACAACGGTCCTACTCCTGATGGTCTACATTCAACTACTGATCTTAGCCATTCAAATGAAACAAGAGATAAAAAGATAGGGCTAAAAGCAGGTTTTACTCCAAATGATACGGACGAGTATAGCCGCTAA
- a CDS encoding TonB-dependent receptor, which produces MIRTSIAAKQEGDKTGKIYQGEDPNSLGKDRYWYWPDWNKESWYFLSDTQFDGWYIKSKIYYDKFINELQNMANSKFNTIANGKQGWVSYYDDYSFGGGIEVGVDTSDNNIIKFAPSFKEDLHKERNLYPKLPTNNEPSQKSKDRMYSFAIEDTYSFSEMTSLTIGARYDKRDAVSAQEFGVPEWGSGSAYYLFNFPTKDDDAFNYQALLEHSFDDKDSIYASFAKKTYFPTLKERYSSRFGKNLQNPNLAPEQSLNYEIGYKRDFDSFDISLALFYSDISDKIEAIKVGVLEQNQNVGKAEIYGVELGANAMLLDNLKIGTNYTYMHSDAKQESIYLTDIPKHKFFAYADLKLNSKFRVYLSEYGQTGAKSNSNGTYSPAGFAVTNLKLIYDATKNLSFDLGVENLFDKAYAYTDGYYENGRTFVFNARYKY; this is translated from the coding sequence ATGATACGGACGAGTATAGCCGCTAAACAAGAAGGTGATAAAACAGGCAAAATTTATCAAGGAGAGGATCCAAATAGCTTAGGAAAAGATAGGTATTGGTATTGGCCTGATTGGAATAAAGAGAGTTGGTATTTTCTCTCAGATACTCAGTTTGATGGCTGGTATATCAAAAGCAAAATTTACTATGATAAATTTATAAATGAGCTACAAAATATGGCTAATAGCAAATTTAATACCATAGCAAACGGTAAGCAAGGATGGGTAAGCTATTATGATGATTATAGTTTTGGCGGTGGGATTGAAGTAGGTGTAGATACAAGCGATAATAATATTATCAAATTTGCCCCTAGTTTTAAAGAAGACTTGCATAAAGAACGCAATCTATATCCAAAATTACCTACGAATAATGAGCCGTCGCAAAAAAGCAAAGATAGGATGTATAGCTTTGCTATAGAAGATACATATAGTTTTAGTGAGATGACGTCTTTAACCATTGGCGCTAGATATGATAAAAGAGACGCTGTATCTGCTCAGGAATTTGGAGTGCCTGAGTGGGGTTCTGGATCAGCTTACTATCTATTTAACTTCCCTACAAAAGACGATGACGCATTTAACTATCAAGCACTTTTAGAGCATAGTTTTGATGATAAAGACAGCATTTATGCAAGTTTTGCTAAAAAGACATATTTTCCTACGCTAAAGGAAAGATATAGTTCAAGATTTGGTAAAAACTTACAAAACCCAAATTTAGCTCCGGAGCAATCACTAAATTATGAGATAGGCTACAAAAGAGACTTTGATAGCTTTGATATTAGTTTAGCACTATTTTACTCAGATATTAGTGACAAGATCGAAGCCATAAAAGTAGGGGTTCTAGAACAAAACCAAAATGTTGGCAAAGCTGAAATTTACGGTGTTGAGCTAGGAGCCAATGCTATGCTTCTTGATAACCTAAAAATTGGAACAAACTATACTTATATGCACTCAGACGCAAAGCAAGAGAGCATATATCTCACAGATATCCCAAAACATAAATTCTTTGCTTATGCAGATCTCAAACTTAACTCTAAATTTAGAGTTTATTTGAGCGAGTATGGACAAACTGGTGCCAAATCAAATAGCAACGGCACTTACTCTCCAGCAGGTTTTGCAGTGACAAATCTAAAGCTTATCTATGACGCTACAAAAAATCTTAGTTTTGATTTAGGTGTTGAGAATTTGTTTGATAAAGCTTATGCTTATACAGATGGTTATTATGAAAATGGTAGAACTTTCGTGTTTAATGCGAGGTACAAATACTAA
- a CDS encoding LLM class flavin-dependent oxidoreductase, whose translation MRHGIFALFENLENDEKKSFKEAFKTIKFIEKLGFDEAWISEHHFNSFSLTSSPVALAAYALAKTKRLKIGVAGFILPAYDTLRLASDISNLEAISGGRLITGFAKGSFPIIDKVQGRNPNLNRKIMLEKLDELNFMFDELNITPKVNKPQFYMASVHDESLGFAARRGYPILASIRSSIDDVLSIKERYKKIAGFYPKMGLIRAININKNKDKSSLEASKAISFFFKAMTGAQNEATFEMVKDSEYEKLRNEFFDPKLLQKFAITGDVKECKKQVLELVKATNIDHIILKPAALSYKRHKEILKDYARKIMPYV comes from the coding sequence ATGAGACACGGGATCTTTGCGTTATTTGAAAATTTAGAAAATGACGAGAAAAAGAGTTTTAAAGAGGCGTTTAAAACTATAAAATTTATAGAAAAATTAGGCTTTGATGAAGCGTGGATAAGTGAGCATCATTTTAATAGTTTCTCTCTTACTTCTAGTCCAGTTGCTCTTGCGGCCTATGCTTTGGCAAAAACAAAACGCCTTAAAATCGGCGTTGCGGGATTTATACTTCCTGCTTATGACACTCTTCGCTTAGCTAGTGATATAAGCAATTTAGAAGCGATCAGCGGCGGTAGATTAATAACTGGTTTTGCAAAAGGCTCTTTTCCTATCATCGATAAAGTTCAAGGCAGAAATCCAAATTTAAACAGAAAAATTATGCTTGAAAAGCTTGATGAGCTAAATTTTATGTTTGATGAGCTTAATATCACTCCAAAAGTTAATAAACCGCAGTTTTATATGGCAAGTGTGCATGATGAGAGCTTGGGATTTGCTGCTAGACGCGGATATCCTATTTTAGCAAGCATTAGATCAAGTATAGATGATGTTTTGAGCATAAAAGAGCGTTATAAAAAAATAGCTGGATTTTATCCGAAAATGGGACTGATCAGAGCTATAAATATAAACAAAAACAAGGATAAATCAAGCCTTGAAGCTAGCAAAGCTATAAGCTTTTTCTTTAAAGCGATGACCGGAGCGCAAAACGAAGCTACATTTGAAATGGTAAAAGATAGTGAGTATGAAAAACTTAGAAATGAGTTTTTTGATCCCAAATTGCTACAAAAATTTGCCATAACAGGAGACGTAAAAGAGTGTAAAAAGCAGGTTTTAGAGCTAGTGAAAGCTACTAATATAGATCATATCATTTTAAAACCAGCAGCTTTAAGCTACAAACGCCATAAAGAAATTTTAAAAGATTACGCTAGAAAGATAATGCCTTATGTTTAA
- a CDS encoding ABC transporter substrate-binding protein, with protein sequence MFKFILLCFLAIAANASLILGKFECQNCENLNPQNIKKVYASNPTLLYCLYSFDKSLIAGLVFEFWDIEKRYLDKNVYSLPVVGGFYGQGRVPNIEMVLSLKPDLIITSRGTKDDPKYGGIFRALKIPVLYIDDEDSFGVELYKAFGEVFGNQKRADELISYAEQSKNLAKSLAGLSLDKPSVYYAFGSDGLETECASSSFIKLVDLAGGDSAKFKCKSKNKMSRVKADFEKILAANPEVILVYEKEFFDKIWSDKKWSLINAVKNKRVYLIPRSPFSWVGKHASFTKLLGLRWLIDVLHKDALNLDVRREASEFYRLFLYVDLSKDDLDFILNEKN encoded by the coding sequence ATGTTTAAATTTATACTTTTGTGTTTTTTAGCTATAGCGGCTAATGCGAGTTTGATTTTAGGTAAATTTGAGTGTCAAAACTGCGAAAATTTAAATCCGCAAAATATCAAAAAAGTCTATGCGAGCAATCCGACTTTGCTTTATTGCCTCTATAGCTTTGATAAAAGCTTGATAGCTGGACTTGTTTTTGAGTTTTGGGATATCGAAAAAAGATATCTTGATAAAAATGTGTATAGTTTGCCAGTTGTAGGTGGATTTTACGGACAAGGTAGAGTGCCAAATATCGAAATGGTTTTAAGCTTAAAACCAGATCTTATCATAACTAGCAGAGGCACAAAAGACGATCCAAAATACGGAGGAATTTTTAGAGCTTTAAAAATCCCAGTTTTGTATATAGATGATGAAGATAGCTTTGGAGTTGAATTGTACAAGGCATTTGGAGAGGTTTTTGGCAACCAAAAAAGAGCAGATGAGCTGATATCTTACGCCGAGCAAAGTAAAAATTTGGCTAAAAGTTTAGCTGGTCTTAGCTTAGATAAACCAAGCGTATATTACGCTTTTGGTAGTGATGGGCTTGAGACTGAGTGCGCAAGCTCAAGTTTTATAAAACTCGTAGATCTAGCAGGTGGAGACAGTGCCAAATTTAAATGTAAATCAAAAAACAAAATGAGCCGAGTAAAGGCGGATTTTGAAAAAATCTTGGCGGCAAACCCTGAAGTCATACTAGTCTATGAAAAGGAATTTTTTGATAAAATTTGGAGTGATAAAAAGTGGAGCTTGATAAACGCAGTTAAAAATAAAAGAGTCTATCTCATACCCAGAAGCCCTTTTTCGTGGGTAGGAAAACATGCTAGTTTTACAAAGCTTTTAGGGCTTAGATGGCTTATAGATGTTTTGCATAAAGACGCTTTAAACTTAGATGTAAGGCGTGAAGCTAGTGAGTTTTACAGGCTATTTTTGTATGTGGATCTAAGTAAAGACGATCTGGATTTTATATTAAATGAAAAAAATTAG
- a CDS encoding ABC transporter ATP-binding protein → MIKLVNLNVKYAKKEVLKQICFEFEGGILNILGENGSGKSSLLKAILGLIKFSGDVLINRANLRSFSSRELASLISYIPQSNFTPFNYSVLDMVLMGRLAYKGLFDNYSKNDRLIAMQSLESLGILNLVNDEFLNLSGGQKQLVLIARALASRAKTIIMDEPINGLDFGNQIRLLEMIKMVASSGYDFIITTHHPRHARFIGGRAILIKNGEIFRDTASELLDSSLISKLYGVDYKKYEELL, encoded by the coding sequence TTGATAAAGCTAGTAAATTTAAACGTGAAATATGCTAAAAAAGAGGTATTAAAGCAAATTTGTTTTGAGTTTGAGGGTGGAATTTTAAATATACTTGGTGAAAACGGCTCTGGCAAGTCGAGTCTTTTAAAAGCTATTTTGGGGCTTATCAAATTTAGCGGAGATGTTTTGATAAACAGAGCTAATTTACGTTCTTTTAGTTCAAGAGAATTAGCAAGCCTTATAAGCTATATACCTCAATCAAATTTCACTCCGTTTAACTATAGCGTACTTGATATGGTTTTGATGGGAAGACTTGCGTATAAGGGGCTTTTTGATAACTACTCTAAAAACGACCGACTTATAGCTATGCAATCCTTAGAAAGTCTTGGTATATTAAATTTAGTAAATGACGAGTTTTTAAACCTTAGCGGAGGACAAAAGCAGCTTGTTTTGATAGCTAGAGCTCTAGCTAGCAGAGCAAAAACTATCATAATGGACGAGCCTATAAACGGGCTTGATTTTGGCAATCAAATAAGGCTTTTAGAGATGATAAAAATGGTCGCTAGTAGCGGGTATGATTTTATCATAACCACACATCACCCAAGACACGCTAGATTTATCGGTGGAAGGGCGATTTTGATAAAAAATGGTGAGATATTTAGAGACACTGCTAGTGAGCTTTTAGATAGCTCTTTGATATCCAAATTATACGGAGTTGATTATAAAAAATATGAGGAGTTACTATGA
- a CDS encoding class I SAM-dependent methyltransferase, with protein sequence MMMSSNYDEIDFARLYIEQKKISTFKPKSSADWDKKASSMNESVHKSHYVDDFISKIKFDSSTSVLDMGCGPGTIGLRLAKDAKNVLCCDYSDEMLKCVKQNAKNLNLDNVSVKKISFEDSWKELPKCDIVTASRCLEVDDAKDALKKLISKANKAVYITYNIGRSFLGDEISNILSDKVYPKPDYIYILNILYQMGYLAKVDFISHSDCKFKASSFDEFIAAVQWSYGKNVSEADRQNLRVYYEKNSTIYKEMNWAFIEILV encoded by the coding sequence ATGATGATGAGTTCAAATTATGATGAGATAGATTTTGCTAGACTTTATATAGAGCAAAAAAAGATAAGCACTTTTAAGCCAAAAAGTAGTGCGGACTGGGATAAAAAAGCTTCTAGTATGAATGAAAGTGTGCATAAAAGTCATTACGTTGATGATTTTATCTCTAAGATAAAATTTGATAGTTCTACTAGTGTTTTAGATATGGGATGTGGTCCTGGAACTATAGGACTTAGGCTTGCAAAAGATGCTAAAAACGTACTTTGCTGCGATTATAGCGACGAGATGCTAAAATGCGTCAAGCAAAATGCAAAAAATTTAAATTTAGATAATGTAAGCGTTAAAAAGATATCATTTGAAGATAGCTGGAAAGAGCTTCCAAAATGCGACATAGTCACTGCTTCAAGGTGTCTTGAAGTGGATGATGCAAAAGACGCTTTAAAAAAGCTTATTAGCAAAGCAAATAAAGCAGTCTATATAACTTACAATATCGGAAGAAGTTTTTTAGGCGATGAGATAAGCAATATCTTGAGTGATAAAGTCTATCCAAAGCCTGATTATATTTATATTTTAAACATACTTTATCAGATGGGTTATCTTGCAAAAGTTGATTTTATAAGCCATAGTGATTGTAAATTTAAAGCTAGTAGTTTTGATGAGTTTATCGCTGCAGTGCAGTGGAGTTATGGTAAAAATGTGAGCGAAGCCGATAGGCAAAATTTAAGAGTTTATTATGAAAAAAACAGCACTATATATAAAGAAATGAATTGGGCTTTTATAGAAATTTTAGTTTAA
- the exbB gene encoding TonB-system energizer ExbB, with protein sequence MEAVLFLKQNVVIMGILGFMSFFSLYFSIERVLFYSLIDTKHYKSAKELEIALTKNLTFLYVIYSNAPYVGLLGTVCGIMITFYDMGASGNIDANTIMIGLSLALKASALGIAVAIPTLAVYNLLNRKVDVLLAKFEETF encoded by the coding sequence ATGGAAGCGGTTCTGTTTTTAAAGCAAAATGTTGTCATTATGGGAATTCTGGGTTTTATGAGCTTTTTCTCACTATATTTTAGCATAGAAAGAGTTCTGTTTTATAGCTTGATCGATACTAAGCATTATAAGAGCGCTAAAGAGCTTGAGATAGCGCTTACTAAAAATTTAACTTTTTTGTATGTGATATACTCAAACGCTCCTTACGTAGGGCTTTTAGGGACGGTTTGTGGGATAATGATAACGTTTTATGACATGGGTGCTTCAGGAAACATAGACGCAAATACCATAATGATAGGACTTTCTTTAGCCCTTAAAGCTAGCGCTCTTGGTATAGCAGTGGCGATCCCAACTTTGGCGGTATATAATTTGCTAAATAGAAAAGTAGATGTTTTGCTCGCTAAATTTGAGGAAACATTTTGA